In Enoplosus armatus isolate fEnoArm2 chromosome 16, fEnoArm2.hap1, whole genome shotgun sequence, the genomic window cacatacataaatacatacatacatacacacacatacatacatacacacacacacacacacacacatacatacatacatacatacatttacacacatgcatacatacacatacatacaaacacatgtacgTACgtacgtacatacacacacatacaaacatgcatacatacacatacatacatacataaatacaaacacacacatacaaacacatacacatacatacatacacacacacatacataaatacatacatacatacacacacatacatacatacacatacatacatacatacacacacacacacacatacatacatacatttacacacatgtacGTACGTACgtacattcatacacacacatacaaacatgcatacatacacatacatacatacataaatacaaacacacacacacacacatacatacacacacacacacagattctgtatctgtgatgaagttgcttttctatctGTCTGGGAACTAATCTTATTGATCTTATATTATCTTTTAATTCATCAATAATaaattgacaataaaacacCCTGAAACAGGCTGCTCTGCATGaagaatacttttactttatttaagaCTACTTAAGTACATCTTAGTGATAATACTTCAGTTTTTCTACTTAAGAAAACTATTgaatactactgctgctgcagctaaCAGGATAGAAATACTACTGGCCGTTTAGTCCCACTACAGATGAAATCATTGATCAGATGAACGCATTTTGGATGTATTGATTTGTCTCATTAGTTTCAGTTCGGTCCTCTTGCTGCGTTATTGATTTGATATTAATTGCCTCCTGTTCAGAGTGTTTTATTGGCTGAGAAGGACGCAGCGGCTccaaagcagcaaaacaaacaacttcaCAGTGAATCAAtgaagaagaacaaacacagaaacagcagaagaagaaagagctgCTGAGGGGAAACAGCCCCTGaaacagtgctgctgcagcacattcAACACTGAGTGCTCACAAAACCACAGCAAATACTCCAGGACAAGGTACATCTCAAGTACATCtcatactttatacttctactccaacacactttgtactttttactgcactacattgcAGTTAACGCTTCTCAGGAAAATAtcttaaaacatttcatcagttcataaaatatgatgttttatggattaaactacccaacagtacataaagtagttaaattagctccacaacattaaaatactgcttaCATGATAATGTAACATAGTACACAGACACCATTCTGCTCCTTAAggagtactttcacttttgatactttgcTTCCTTGCTGACaatatttcttgacttttaattaagaaaaaaaataaaatcagtcaaatcttttacttgtaaaggagtatttttatgttgtagtatttctacttttaccaGAATCTCGGAGAAAAAACTGACTTTGTAAAATCTGGTTTCAGTTTTTTGGGGTAACGAAGTAAAGCAAACATCCCTGGTTGGTTTGTGAGGAGCGTTTATTCAATGAGAACTTCCTGATTTTAactgaaatgtgttgaaaatgttgaatacaggacttttactggtaacagagtatttctacactgcggtattgctacttttacttaagtaaagatctgagtacttcagTTCGGCctcagaagagaagaaagaaaagatgttttttagTCACGTGACCTTCAACCACCGTCTGTCCACTGTGGCACGTTCAGACCGAactgacctgctgctgtgtggactCACTGCTCACCTGAGCAGGTGAACGTCACCTGTTGACAGACTACAGTGCATGTGCGCATGCGTAGCCCCCCCCCTCAGAAGCTATTTAAAGGAACAGCCTGTTGTTAATGTTGGAGGACAAACACGGATTTCCTTTATTACAGTAACTGACTGGGACAGTgtgcacagctgtgtgtgtgtgtgtgtgtgtgtgtgtgtgtgtgtgtgtgtgtgggcgtggtCTGTGTGACGCAGAGATTGTTTTAATCTGCGCAGCTGCGTCAATTGTAGTTTtttgatttgaaagaaaaagtggATCAAGAGAGAAAACTGAAGTCATCCTTCATTTATATTCAGCCgggatctctctctctgcccccccccctctctgtctctctctctctctctctctgcccccccccccccccctctctgtctctctctctctctctctgccccccccctccctctccctctctctctctgccccccccctccctctccctctctcggaCTCAGATTATCTCCATCCTCCCGCCGCTGAGATGTGAGTACTCAACATATTTCACTCGTTTTTAATTCTATATAACCTTGAACTAAATATCTAACCATCATATATTCTGTAAGGTGTTTTAGTGAAAAGGCAGACAGGAACATCCCGGGCGGTGTATTAAAACTACATCTTCCAGATCTTTTATTCATGTTAAGTCGTATTTCCTTATTTCGCGcgctggttgttgttgttgttgtttttttatttaccgTTTCTTCTGCTAAATGAAACTTGTGGGTTTTCTGGACTTTTCTGGGCTGCAGCTGCTTCCAGTGACTCACCGGCTGACTCACCTCCATCACCCTCCATCACCCTCCATCAGCACTGTGATCGGCCGTAGTTTCTGTTTTATCAAACTAGTGTTTGACTCGATGCAGCTGCGCGGAGCCTCCGGGGCCAAAGGTGGCTTCAAGTGTCCCTCAGAACTGCAAACACTCGGAGGAAGTttccataaaaacaaataacgGAGaggattttatttcatgtattttccgtgtgtgtgtgtgtgtgtggggggggggggggggggtattagtGCGTGCGTGTTTATCAGTCAGGAGCCTCTCTGGCTGCACTAATCTTTCTCCATTTTGCTTCTGGAAAACAAGCCTGACTGTTAGAGCTGCTGGAATCaaaccagctgtgtgtgtgtgtgtgtgtgtgtgtgtgtgtgtgtgagctgttaCACTCTCTGATACTTTGCTTATCTGGATGGAGGCCACAGTTTGATGAGTCATGTTTCtattattgaattaattaaaatgcaaactGAAGGAGAAGTTTCTACTTTATGAAGCTGCTGACGAATgatagattgtgtgtgtgtgagagtgaaagcAAGAATACCAcaatgtgaaaattaaaaacacaacagtattatcatcatcatcacatagGCTGCTTAAACtaccaaagtaaaagtactcattatgcagattGGAGTATAAGTAttgatgcatctgtgtgtaaaCTTTATTGTTGCAGCTGATTcaggtggagctaatttaacgactttatatactgctgggtatctttaatctgtaataatgcagtattatttatttatgtgatgATTATATGTTGTATTAATAATCTCAACCTGCAAAGTAAGCAGttactacagctgtcaaatagatagtggagtaaaaagtacaatatttccctctgaaatgtgctgaagtagaagtataaagtggcagaaaatggacCTCAAAATGAGTAAATGTTCTGAAAGATCAGATGCTGTTGTATTGGTTGAGAAAACTTTATAAAAGTTTTTCAGATTTTAAGCCCACAGTTGCAATATGAGGagctttattgttttgttacatttttatttttgtcataaaCCTTTTTCTGTTCCTGTCGTATCGTCATGAATCACCAGCAAAAGATTCAAGATTTGAACTCAAACCTGTACTTGGTCCAGACATGTTGTCTCAAACATCACAGACTCACTGCAGTCAGTAAACACCAAGTGTTCATCGTCTGTGCAACTCGTTTGTTAATGTTGTTGCTGCCACTTCGAGATGCAGAAAACGTCTCTAAATTGAAGGATACGAAGTTGCTTTCTGTGATGAATTTTGTTCCTGTTAATCCATCACTGAACTCTCGGTCTGCAGGTCGACTCCAGATGCAGCAGGTGGTCCCGGGGCCTCGGAGGGTGAGGGGGGCCCTCCGGCTGCGGCCCCAAACCTCACCAGCAACAGACGACTGCAGCAGACACAAGCACAGGTGGACGAGGTGAGGAAGCGGCTCAGGTTGTGTTCTATGAACACGAGTCGTGTTCTGTGGAGCTTTTGGCCTCGACTGcatgttttcagctgctgtggagTTTAATGTCAacgagcagaagaagaagaagaagaagaatcacgCTTTCATTTAGTTCAAGTTCACTACAAACTGTGTCCATGGCAACAAAGTTATGGAGGATAATTTTACCCCAAAATCAAATTAACGCCGTAAATAAATTAGAATTTCACTCCACTAAAAACAACCAGgctttaattaaatgttgaaaagaaaCTCCAAAAGGAAATTGGATTTTAAAATAACCAATAAATTAAGATAAGACGACACTTAACTGATCACTAGGAGGGAAAGTTTGCATTATAGCAGCACAAGAAACagataaaatatacaaataacaaataaatacaagtaAGAAAACTAAATACTGTATAGAAAAGTACAATTTATGAATAGAAAAATTTATTACAGTGAATTATTTCTGGGTTAAATTATCCTCCACATAAAGTGACACTGGttaatttaagaaaatataacaCCAGCCAGGAAGCCAGTtgatctttatttatttgtaatgatACGATGATAcaagctaagctaggctaaccacagGAGCTAACGGGGTCAGATCACCCTAACCCTCTGTGCAGGCCAACatggaagagagaaaggaagctTTGTAAACACGAGCTGGGTTTATTTCTCTACCTGTGAGAGTGATGCCGACAGGTGTTGTCGTCCCTCAGGTGGTGGACATCATGCGCGTGAACGTGGACAAGGTCCTGGAGAGAGACCAGAAGCTGTCGGAGCTGGACGACCGGGCCGACGCCCTGCAGGCCGGAGCCTCGCAGTTCGAGAGCAGCGCCGCCAAACTCAAGAACAAATACTGGTGGAAAAACTGCAAGGTGGGCaggtttggtgtgtgtgtgtgtgcgtgtagtgtgtttcccatcatgcatctgTCCTGTACAGTACTACATAAAGACTCCCTCAGTGTGACTACATCACTCCTTCCAAGTAGCACAAACAAAGCGGCCATCTTTATCCTTCACTCACCTCCCTCTCCACATCACACCGTCGCCCGTTCATCCCTTCATCCATCAtctgttcatccatccattcatccgtTCATCCAgccatccaccccccccccccccccaagcctgTGATGGACAGATCAGATCATCCAATCAGAAGCCGCCGTGTAGAAAGGCAGAAGAGGATTACATCAGAggagtttgattgacagcgggcaggaagtcagagagagaaatccCAATCTGGATTACAGTGACAGTCTGGGATTAAAGAGCCAGCTGTGATTTGTGACGCAACTCCACCCTCCCccaatacacacaaatacacacacgtgtTTGTACTTCTACatttgtgaggaccctcattcACATACTGCATACTCCCTGGACTCTAACATTCACCCTAACAATGCCAACTTCATGTTCTTGTTCTGGTGACTTTGAGGagttttcttattgtcaacaaacatGTGatgtgttccttcatcaccatgaacacacacactgtagtttagtgtgactcagtcccacacacaccgtcctgctgccccaaataccCGCTAGAGCACCGAATGgggattaatccgccgctgaaaatagtccccaacaaatgcaatttcctcctgtttgttaaaaagggcagtgagcagctgtttcgACTGAGCCTTTTCTAAACATGAACCTGTTCACGGGATTTGtcgacaataagaaaaatgtataatGAACCTGATCCTTTAATTCTCTGTCAtccattttcacacacaaacaaatcaatccACAAACATCTGgtttgtctgtcttctctcatttctctctattctaccaacacacacacacacacacacacacacacacacacacacacacacacacacacacaccacttgactgtgtttgtgttgtgtaacCTTTCATATTGTCCTCTAACCCAGAAAAAAAGCacccaaaacaaataaacaacaaaaaacaacactctGTTTTTTTATCCTACTTCATACTTCTGCTCTGCAACACTTCAGAGGGAAacgttgtactttttactcctcaaGTTACTTTAGTttagattttacaaacaaaacaaaatgtgttaaagcatcagtaataatattccaataataagaaatatataatgataatataactAATATAACTGTGaaagtacttgagtatttctagtactgagtacttcttccaccactgtgacCCTGTGgtcaaattaataataataatcaataacacGTTCCCTTGAGGCTGCTgatttcagaaataaaagatttatatttaaaggattatttcagctcattttactgtagtttctgtttttcttccagatgatgatcatgatgGCAGTTATAGGAATTATATGTGTTGGAGTCATCTTCTGTAAGTAATGCAGAGTATTTTTTAtagtttctctttgttttttgtgtcagaCAGTATTTCTTTACAGAATtctaagtgtttttttgttttttaagagtTGAACCTCCATGTTGTTGATATTATTTGTTGATATTCATTTTTAGATGTTTAAATGTTACCTTCATTTCTTCGCTCTCCGTCCTTTAGTGTATTTCTTCTACTGAGCTGGTCTTCAGGAATGGACGCACAAGTAGCAGGACTGAGTCTGCACCGACACCACCGAGACAAATCCAGCCTCTCCTCAGCGCTCCTCCttgctcttcatcctcctcttcctcagaaaCCTCCATGCATGGTCTGtgatgtgtgtctctctgctcctcgTGGAAACATCTCTCCGGGCAGGAATCCCGAGGTGGatgtaatgtttctgttttcgtCTTCATCAACAGGACAGTTCACATTGACACTTCATTTAGCCGTAGATTAAACTGAGTTTCTCTTCCTGGTACTTTCTGTATTGTCACAAAACACAACCAGAAATGACCTTTTCAAAACAGTATTCTCAGTTTGTTCATCAGGTAGAATCGACATGTTTGTCATGTATCATGACTGATGCTCTCTGGCTATCGTTAGTTTATTTTCTCATATATGtgcaagagggagagaaagatttCATCCCCTTaaaaaagggattttaaattaaaatgacatcacaAACACTTCCAGGCAGAGTTAAAGGGACAGGAAGTGATCTGTGGCCTTCACTGGCTTCACCAGTACAAACTGCAGACCTCTGCTGGTCTTCAGAGACCAGTATTTGACCCAAAGCCCTATTAAGCAGAAGGAATCAAACATCTGACAGAAAGGTCTGAAGGAGAGTCGCAATGTTACGCATTtaaagaagtattcagatcctttacttaagtaaaagtaccaatacgtTAATGTAAACgcactccattacaagtaaaagtcctgcattcaaagtcctacttgagtaaatgtacacaagtattatcCATGACATGTACTTAAAATAAaggttctgcagtaaaatgatgTATTATTTGATATACATACGTGACATTGTtcgattgttaatactgatgcatcagtgttaGAGCAGCAtcttactgttgtagctgctcgaggtggagctgcTTTAACTACTtaacatacagttagctagttaagtTCCCAACCTAGGGctcgggcccctccaaagggtcaccagatgATTCATTCCACTATAcacatctgtatttgtttttctgaccattatttaaatgaaaccatgtgaaaAGTTTAGAGGGGAACAAACAACTCATAAACTTCTGAAACATGATTAAGTGAAGGCCAGAGCCACTGGCTTCATCttgaacattgtttttttttattatttttaagtcaaatcttaatttaatttgattctGACAACTGACAGATAACAGATTAATGTAGCGGAGCAGAAGTATCAAGTAGCATAACACGGAAATACTCatgtacaagtaccttaaaattccacttgagtaaatgtacagttaCATTCCAGCATTGTggaattattcattcattcattctttaaaCGTTTTTGTTCCTGATCAGATGGAAACTgagttttgtccttttttatttgtcttttttcccctctaatCATTAATCTGGTTCTAAAGTGATTGCCACAGTGAACATGATTGTTTTGATGAAACTACAGTATTTCACTTGTTAATGGATTCCTGCTTtgtttccccccctcctcttgtcCAGCTGTATTGTACTTGTATTCTTCAGGAAAGCCGCCCCCTTGCTGTCAGTTTTGGTACTGCTACTGGAGAAACAGGAACAATGACGCTTGTTTTGTCGTCCGTTTGTCTGTCCAGCGTCAGTTTGAGTTATTGTGATGCAGCAACtgtcctgtttttatttctattgtCTCGTGAAGCAACTTGTGTTTTGTGacctgcagctgtttgaatGTTTCTTCGTTCTGAACTGAATGTGATTCCTCTGTAATAAAAGTTGAGTTGGAGTGAGTGTCGGTTATCAACCATGAGAGTGTAGATATTAAAGGTCTGattcattcaaatgtaaacTGAATGTGTGAAGATGAGCGTTAATCCAGATATCAAAGGTTAGTTTTTCTGATTATGGCCTGAGGTTTCAAATAAATTCATGTTTGCAACAGAAACGTAGTGTCAGAGTCCTGATTCGAGTCATTTAACTTGAACCTGCTGTTAGAAAATAACCCAAATGTTTCTCTAAAGGGATGTTTGATGTCTTTATGTGCCTCTAGTGGTGGCAAATGGGGATTGCAGGAGAGATCAAAGCTGCTTTGTCGTAAATTCTAAACAGGTTTTGAGTTTGAAGTGTGTTCATCCTGGAAAAGTGACTACGCGTACTTAAAACACCAGATTGTACACAGCAGCTAATGgtgagacagcagacagaccgAGGAACACAAGAAAGTGGAATCCAACATGTTTGTTTCCAAAGTCACAGTATGATTGATGTCCTTTTGAAGCAGCTAATAGTTTCTAAAAGTAAACATGGAGTCTTCTGGATACGAGCAGCAAACACAGTAAACTGTGACAACTGCTCTACAGAACAGGAGATTGAACCTGTGAGCGTTTTCAGGGTCATTAAATACGCACCATACTTAAAAACTTTGGACACAAAATTCAACAACTGCATTTTTCTTTATGTCAGGactgtttaaaaagaaaaagtgaacaTAAGAGATTTTACGCGCTCTGTCACCAAACTACTGTTGGAAATCTGAGTTTTTACTgtctcacagaaaacaaaatgttctccaCTTTATGGAGGTAATTTTGCTCCCACGTGAATTTGACCACAGAAGACCATCGaagcctcccctcccctccaacTGACCACAAACAAtttctttattacatttttttatttaggtCCCAAAAAACCATCATAATAACATTATatcaataatattaatacagaaattgaaaaaaggaggaaaaaaaaaataaaatagcttttctGTCCACAGCCTCAAACTTGGGTGTCAGGAAGGGATTCGATCCTCCAGAAAAACTCTGTAAAGTctgtttggggtggggggggggggctgggcgTGGCTTCAAGCTCGAGCACGCTGTCCGTCATTCtgctgtgcaccaatcaggaaTGTCGAGGTGAGGCAGGGGGTGGTTTTCGAGGTAAAGAGCAGAGTTTCAGTCTACTGCTGCGACATCTGAAGGAAGAAAACGGAAAGAAGAACGTTACTTTGATTTGCTCTCttcactgtttttaatttatacattttaaaggaacagttgcCCACTTTGGATTATTGgttttcttgccgagagttagacaAGAATATCAATCAGTCTCATATCGGTCcagtaaatataaaaaggtGATAGCCAGCAGccgttagcttagcacaaggtCTGGAAACAGGGTTAACAGCTTCAGACTAAATCTGCCAACCAGAACCAGCTAACCAATCAACACACTGGCTGGCCTATACAGATGACCAAATGAGATGTTGTTAATccttctagtctttatgctaagctaagctaagcatcgCCAtctttactgtacagacatgacagtggcaTCACTTGCTGGATGTTCGATGAGAAGAGTAAGTAAATGAGTTTTGTGTTATAGTTTTGAGAAAATACtgaatacttttattttagCTCTTTAttaatgtgggaaaaaaaagagatttgaGCAAAGTTTTCCTTTCAAAAAGGACAAAACTGTCAAAGACAAGTTCCAATCAGAGTCAGAAACTAATGTTTTtctgtaggaaaaaaaaagcataaactCTTTATTATTTACATGAGACGCTGGTCCGTCGAGCTTTGATACCAGATGTTTAACTTGTGGAGTGAAAAGCCTCCTGATACGTTTCCTGCAGGAAGCTTCCTGATGAACCTGTTAGCTGAATCTATTTCTGGACATGTGATAATaactccacttcctgtctgtgttaaCTGCCCTCAGCTGCACCGTTACTCATATCcaggcagactgtgtgtgtgtgcagactatTGACTGGTTgggaaatcaaataaaaaagaacCTGAATCAACTTCATAAACCATCTACAAgtgatgaataataatgtaactCAGCTACTTATTAAAGGGATTCTTTAGTTTTCAGTGTTCGGCTCTGTACCTGttgtgtctgtgcctgtgtctgtgtctcgGGGCCTCGGCTCGCCAGCCGGCTCAGGATGTTCCTCTCGGACATCTGGAGTCGCACGGCAACCGGTGGTATCCGGGCGATGGTTGCCGGGAGGCGGGTGACATCCGCCTTCATGTCgctcagcagctcctccaacTGCTTCAGcactgagggagaaagaaagagagagagagagagatgaggaactATAGTCGCTCGCTTCATTAAGTTCAGGGTTTATTTTAACGCTTTAGATGTGCCCTCCAGGTTTTCATGCTCTGatctcattgtgtttttatcaacTTAAATTCATATTATTTGCAGCAGCGGCGTGGTGATAAAATTACCATATTTATTACTTTGGCATTTTGCACTCAACAGAACATAAAAACTACAGAGAAGAATGagtcttaataataataataatgattacaAAAGTTGTAATGAATGAGTTAACACTAGGAAACAAAAGTAAGAATTTATCACATTATATTCATAGTCAGGAGAGAAAAGCATCTCTTAAAGCTTTGAACACGTCATGGAAACTCAATCATTCAGAGGAAACTGAGAAGAGGCC contains:
- the LOC139299290 gene encoding vesicle-associated membrane protein 2-like; the encoded protein is MQLRGASGAKGGFKCPSELSTPDAAGGPGASEGEGGPPAAAPNLTSNRRLQQTQAQVDEVVDIMRVNVDKVLERDQKLSELDDRADALQAGASQFESSAAKLKNKYWWKNCKMMIMMAVIGIICVGVIFCK